The following are encoded together in the Kribbella sp. CA-293567 genome:
- the dnaB gene encoding replicative DNA helicase: MLSKDAIADVIETLRGTDFYRPAHEIVFDAVTDLYARGEPADAITVAAELAKRGEMTRIGGAPYVHTLVASVPLAANAGYYAHIVREKAILRRLVEAGTKIVQIGYAGEGEVDDVVDQAQAEIYSVTEKRTTEDYAPLKDIMEGALDEIEAIDSRGDAMVGVPTGFTDLDELTNGLHPGQMVIVAARPAMGKALALDTPLPTPTGWTTMGEVSVGDHLIDADGRPTTIVAATEVLVDRPCYEITFSDGSTLVADAEHQWLTETRASRKARWAAETGHNRTRSQRQFAAVRTTAEIAETLHCPGAELRVNHSIDNASALDLPEVSLPLPPYALGVWLGDGHSASARFTSADPEVAMFVEATGLMVGQQSSLNYSLQFPRESRPGRECVVCGTLFVPKTVEVRTCGQSCGGKARFLSPAVAAPTCPDCGAAYAGGQRCQSCHADHGTVQAVLRKIGVLGNKHIPVDFLRASENQRRELLAGLLDTDGTVNPTGSCQITLTNERLALDVYELIVSLGYKCGHRTRTVEGRTPESSIGHVLTFSTVDDVFKLSRKMITHKERRPKSTIRIGNRLVKQVRRIDSVPVRCVEVDNSAHLYLAGRSMIPTHNSTLGLDFARSCSIKHGLTSCVFSLEMSRNEITMRLLSAEAKVPLHHMRNGKMTDEDWARLARKMGEVSEAPLFIDDSPNLTMMEIRAKARRLKQRHDLKLIVIDYLQLMTSGKKVESRQLEVSEFSRSIKLLAKELELPVIAICQLNRGSEQRSDKRPMASDLRESGSLEQDADVVILLHREDAYERESTRPGEADFIVAKHRNGPTADIVVAFQGHYSRFVDMAHDG, translated from the coding sequence ATGCTCAGCAAGGACGCGATCGCCGACGTCATCGAAACGCTGCGCGGCACGGACTTCTACCGGCCGGCCCACGAGATCGTCTTCGACGCGGTCACCGACCTGTACGCCCGGGGCGAGCCGGCCGACGCGATCACCGTCGCGGCCGAGCTGGCCAAGCGCGGCGAGATGACCCGGATCGGCGGCGCGCCGTACGTGCACACTTTGGTCGCCTCGGTGCCGCTGGCCGCCAACGCCGGGTACTACGCGCACATCGTCCGGGAGAAGGCGATCCTGCGCCGCCTGGTCGAGGCCGGCACTAAGATCGTCCAGATCGGCTACGCCGGCGAGGGCGAGGTCGACGACGTCGTCGACCAGGCCCAGGCGGAGATCTACTCGGTCACCGAGAAGCGCACCACCGAGGACTACGCGCCGCTGAAGGACATCATGGAGGGCGCCCTCGACGAGATCGAGGCGATCGACTCCCGCGGCGACGCGATGGTCGGCGTACCGACCGGCTTCACCGACCTCGACGAGCTCACCAACGGCCTGCACCCCGGCCAGATGGTCATCGTCGCGGCCAGACCGGCGATGGGCAAAGCGCTCGCACTGGACACTCCACTGCCGACCCCCACCGGCTGGACGACCATGGGTGAGGTGAGCGTCGGAGACCACTTGATCGACGCCGATGGGCGCCCCACCACGATCGTTGCCGCGACCGAGGTCTTGGTCGACCGCCCGTGTTACGAGATCACGTTCTCCGACGGCAGCACCTTGGTCGCCGATGCCGAGCACCAGTGGCTGACGGAGACTCGCGCTTCGCGGAAGGCTCGGTGGGCAGCCGAGACCGGCCACAACCGAACCCGCAGTCAGCGACAGTTCGCCGCAGTGCGGACCACGGCCGAGATCGCCGAAACTCTGCACTGCCCGGGCGCGGAGTTGCGGGTCAATCACTCCATCGACAACGCCTCAGCTCTGGATCTGCCCGAGGTCAGCCTTCCGCTGCCGCCGTACGCGCTGGGAGTCTGGCTCGGGGACGGTCATTCGGCATCGGCCCGGTTCACGTCGGCTGATCCGGAAGTAGCGATGTTCGTGGAGGCCACCGGGTTGATGGTCGGGCAGCAGTCGAGCCTCAACTACTCGCTGCAGTTTCCGCGGGAGTCGCGGCCGGGTCGCGAGTGTGTCGTCTGCGGAACGCTGTTCGTGCCGAAGACTGTCGAGGTCCGCACCTGCGGGCAGTCCTGTGGAGGCAAGGCGAGATTCCTGTCGCCGGCCGTCGCAGCTCCGACTTGCCCGGATTGTGGCGCTGCGTATGCGGGCGGCCAGCGTTGCCAGTCCTGTCACGCTGATCACGGCACGGTTCAGGCCGTCCTCCGCAAGATCGGCGTCCTGGGCAACAAGCACATCCCAGTCGATTTCCTGCGGGCGTCCGAGAACCAGCGGCGCGAGCTCCTGGCAGGTCTGCTGGACACCGATGGGACGGTCAACCCGACGGGCAGTTGCCAGATCACGCTGACCAACGAACGCCTCGCGCTGGATGTCTACGAGCTGATCGTCAGCCTGGGGTACAAGTGCGGACACCGAACACGGACCGTCGAGGGGCGTACGCCGGAATCCTCCATCGGGCACGTACTGACCTTCAGTACCGTGGACGACGTCTTCAAGTTGTCGCGAAAGATGATCACGCACAAGGAGCGCCGGCCGAAGTCGACGATCCGGATCGGTAACCGGCTGGTCAAGCAGGTCCGCCGGATCGACAGCGTGCCCGTCCGTTGTGTGGAGGTGGACAACTCCGCCCACCTCTACCTGGCCGGCCGGTCCATGATCCCGACCCACAACTCGACGCTCGGGCTGGATTTCGCCCGGTCGTGCTCGATCAAGCACGGGCTGACCTCGTGTGTGTTCTCGCTCGAGATGAGCCGCAACGAGATCACCATGCGGTTGCTGTCGGCCGAGGCGAAGGTGCCGCTGCACCACATGCGCAACGGCAAGATGACCGACGAGGACTGGGCCCGGCTGGCCCGCAAGATGGGTGAGGTCTCGGAGGCGCCGTTGTTCATCGACGACTCGCCGAACCTGACGATGATGGAGATCCGCGCCAAGGCCCGCCGGCTGAAGCAGCGGCACGACCTCAAGCTGATCGTGATCGACTACCTCCAGCTGATGACGTCGGGCAAGAAGGTCGAGTCCCGCCAGCTGGAGGTCTCGGAGTTCTCCCGCTCGATCAAGCTGCTCGCCAAGGAGCTGGAGCTCCCGGTGATCGCGATCTGCCAGCTGAACCGAGGCTCCGAGCAACGCTCCGACAAGCGGCCGATGGCCTCCGACCTCCGCGAATCGGGATCGCTTGAACAAGATGCCGACGTCGTCATCCTGCTGCACCGCGAAGACGCCTACGAGCGCGAGTCCACCCGCCCCGGCGAAGCCGACTTCATCGTCGCCAAACACCGCAACGGCCCCACCGCCGACATCGTCGTAGCCTTCCAGGGCCACTACTCCCGCTTCGTCGACATGGCCCACGACGGCTGA
- a CDS encoding MerR family transcriptional regulator, protein MRIAELSRVSGVPVPTIKYYLRENLLPPGELTSPNQASYGEAHLRRLRLIRALVDLAQVPVARVKDVLEGLDSETMPLHDKIGRAHRAITPQRQLTSTSAAREAATAQVTALINTRGWSIDPEAPALTTLIETLAALRTLDQEHLTDSLDSYADAVEKFTELEVAAVTSRPAPDEIAESVVIGTILGETIIASLRLLAQESISAKRWKALTDDQA, encoded by the coding sequence ATGCGGATCGCCGAGCTGAGCCGGGTCTCCGGGGTTCCGGTCCCGACGATCAAGTACTACCTCCGGGAAAACTTGCTTCCCCCGGGCGAGCTGACCAGCCCGAACCAGGCGTCGTACGGCGAAGCGCACCTCCGCCGGCTGCGCCTGATCCGCGCTCTCGTCGACCTGGCCCAGGTGCCGGTCGCCCGGGTGAAGGACGTGCTCGAGGGCCTGGACTCAGAAACCATGCCCCTGCACGACAAGATCGGCCGCGCCCACCGCGCGATCACCCCTCAACGCCAACTCACCTCGACCTCGGCCGCCCGCGAAGCCGCCACCGCCCAGGTCACCGCCCTGATCAACACCCGCGGCTGGTCGATCGACCCCGAAGCCCCGGCCCTCACCACCCTGATCGAGACCCTCGCGGCCCTCCGCACCCTCGACCAGGAACACCTCACCGACTCCCTCGACTCCTACGCCGACGCGGTGGAGAAGTTCACCGAACTCGAAGTCGCCGCGGTCACCTCCCGCCCCGCCCCCGACGAGATCGCCGAATCAGTCGTCATCGGCACCATCCTCGGCGAAACCATCATCGCCAGCCTCCGCCTCCTCGCCCAGGAATCAATCTCCGCCAAGCGCTGGAAGGCTCTCACTGACGATCAGGCTTAG
- a CDS encoding RidA family protein → MARPVAFALGVTIERSNPTALHATPGYHHVTKVRAAELVMLAGQCPLMPSGELAAGGLAGQTEQVIQNILVALQSAGAGPTDVVRTVIYVASAAREDLSQVWIQLNESPLAPAFTSASTLLGVAQLGFPGQLVEIDVTAAL, encoded by the coding sequence ATGGCGCGGCCGGTCGCGTTTGCTCTGGGCGTGACGATCGAGCGCTCCAATCCCACCGCCCTGCATGCGACCCCCGGCTATCACCACGTGACGAAGGTCCGGGCCGCGGAGCTGGTGATGCTGGCCGGGCAATGTCCGCTGATGCCGTCGGGTGAGCTCGCCGCCGGTGGGCTGGCCGGGCAGACCGAGCAGGTGATTCAGAACATCCTGGTCGCGCTGCAGTCCGCCGGGGCCGGCCCGACGGACGTCGTACGGACTGTGATCTATGTGGCCAGCGCCGCCCGTGAGGACCTCAGCCAAGTGTGGATCCAGCTCAACGAGTCACCGCTGGCGCCGGCTTTCACGTCGGCCAGCACCCTGCTCGGCGTCGCCCAGCTCGGCTTCCCCGGTCAGCTGGTCGAGATCGACGTGACCGCCGCGCTCTGA
- a CDS encoding protein-tyrosine phosphatase family protein, producing METWELGAAGVLKLPSGRLVRGRGLRDPLPGGALPEYGVYLLDRQPPEVEWASRWVRWPDFRLPADSRDARDALVEVLDRASSERVELACGGGRGRTGTALACLAVLDGVAPTDAVAFVRANYHPKAVETPWQKRYVRRFSAS from the coding sequence GTGGAGACGTGGGAGTTGGGTGCGGCCGGGGTGCTGAAGCTGCCTTCGGGACGGCTCGTGCGGGGACGAGGGTTGCGCGATCCGTTGCCGGGCGGGGCGCTGCCGGAGTACGGGGTGTACTTGCTGGACAGGCAGCCGCCCGAGGTCGAGTGGGCTTCACGATGGGTGCGCTGGCCGGACTTCCGTCTGCCGGCCGACAGCCGGGACGCTCGGGATGCGCTGGTGGAGGTGCTCGACCGGGCTTCGTCGGAGCGAGTGGAGCTGGCCTGCGGAGGCGGCCGCGGCCGAACCGGTACTGCGCTGGCGTGCCTCGCCGTGCTCGACGGAGTCGCTCCGACCGACGCGGTCGCCTTCGTACGGGCGAACTACCACCCCAAGGCCGTCGAAACGCCGTGGCAGAAGCGCTACGTCAGGCGCTTCAGCGCGTCCTGA
- a CDS encoding LysR family transcriptional regulator, with product MDSRQLEYFVAVAEELSFTRAAQRLFTVQSTVSAAIRALETDLKTTLFDRSTRRVTLSDAGEALLPEAKAALEALDRARAVVEEASTGLRGNVRIGTMTRLGLIDLPALLGSFYQRYPLVEVQVTTSPTGSSGLADDVRHGRLDVALVGLSRAEMSGLEPRELATVSFVALVPLTHRLASAAAVRLEDLAGERFVDMLRGFGNRTTVDRAFDLAGLPRRVQVEVPDLTTVPEYVRAGLGVAVVPDMQLENVPGVTRLRLTDVELTWTLSAITLSGKRPSRAVTALLDLMTASI from the coding sequence ATGGACAGCCGCCAGCTGGAGTACTTCGTCGCCGTCGCGGAGGAGTTGAGCTTCACTCGTGCCGCTCAGCGGCTGTTCACCGTGCAGTCGACCGTCTCGGCGGCGATCCGTGCACTGGAGACCGATCTGAAGACGACCCTGTTCGATCGCTCCACCCGCCGCGTCACCTTGTCGGATGCCGGCGAGGCGCTGCTGCCCGAGGCGAAAGCCGCGCTCGAAGCGCTGGACCGCGCCCGGGCCGTGGTCGAGGAGGCGTCGACCGGGCTGCGGGGGAACGTCCGGATCGGCACGATGACCAGACTCGGGCTGATCGACCTACCGGCCCTGCTCGGCTCGTTCTATCAGCGGTATCCGTTGGTCGAGGTGCAGGTGACGACATCGCCGACGGGTTCGAGCGGCCTGGCCGACGACGTCCGGCACGGCCGGCTCGACGTGGCGCTGGTCGGGTTGAGCCGGGCGGAGATGAGCGGGTTGGAGCCGCGCGAGCTGGCGACGGTGTCGTTCGTCGCACTGGTGCCGTTGACGCATCGGCTGGCGTCGGCCGCTGCGGTGCGCCTGGAGGATCTCGCGGGCGAGCGGTTCGTCGACATGCTGCGCGGATTCGGGAACCGGACGACGGTGGATCGGGCGTTCGACCTTGCCGGACTGCCACGACGGGTGCAGGTGGAGGTGCCGGACCTGACGACCGTCCCGGAGTACGTGCGCGCCGGGCTGGGCGTGGCCGTCGTACCGGACATGCAGCTGGAGAACGTGCCAGGAGTGACCCGGCTGCGGTTGACCGATGTGGAGCTCACTTGGACGTTGTCCGCGATTACTCTGAGCGGCAAGCGACCGAGCCGGGCCGTGACCGCACTGCTGGATCTGATGACTGCCTCGATCTAG
- a CDS encoding MFS transporter, whose translation MTTLSGHRSLDRAGTPVRFAHGAGFWMIAVAFLTTMAFSTVPTPLYAIYQRRDGFPTFMITVIFAAYAVGVMVSLYLAGHVSDWLGRRRVALLAVLTEALAAVIFLFWQDVPGLLLARFVSGVGVGVLTATATAHLSELRRISRPDEDPSHSALISSMVNLGGLAFGPLVGGLLAEYGMKPLDRPYEVFLVLLLLSALGIALVPETVERQEERPAYRPQRVALPSAAKPQFFATAVGAFAAFAIFGLFTSLAPTFLAGTLHQTSRLLAGVVTFAVFLAGAVSQMLFVRFSRPRQLKLGLVLMSAGLIGVAVGGLLPSLWLFVAGGVIAGAGVGLVFRGAVATAASLADPSSRGEVLAALFLIAYAGLALPVLAIGVGVALLPAQLALLIFSAIIFVLVNVAGQRMLKAMP comes from the coding sequence ATGACAACTCTTTCCGGCCACCGCTCGCTCGACCGGGCCGGTACTCCCGTTCGGTTCGCGCACGGTGCCGGCTTCTGGATGATCGCCGTCGCCTTCCTGACCACGATGGCGTTCTCCACGGTCCCAACGCCGCTCTACGCGATCTACCAGCGCCGCGACGGCTTCCCGACCTTCATGATCACGGTCATCTTCGCCGCCTACGCGGTCGGGGTGATGGTCAGCCTCTACCTGGCCGGTCACGTCAGCGACTGGCTCGGCCGCCGCCGGGTGGCACTGCTCGCCGTCCTGACCGAGGCGCTCGCCGCGGTGATCTTCCTCTTCTGGCAGGACGTCCCCGGACTGCTGCTGGCGCGTTTTGTGTCGGGTGTCGGCGTCGGGGTGCTGACGGCGACCGCGACGGCTCACCTCTCCGAGCTGCGGCGGATCTCGCGGCCCGACGAGGATCCGAGCCACTCGGCGCTGATCTCCTCGATGGTCAACCTCGGCGGCCTCGCGTTCGGGCCGCTGGTCGGTGGGCTGCTCGCGGAGTACGGGATGAAGCCGCTGGACCGGCCGTACGAGGTGTTCCTGGTCCTGCTGCTGCTCAGCGCGCTGGGGATCGCGCTGGTGCCGGAGACGGTCGAGCGGCAGGAGGAGCGTCCGGCGTACCGGCCGCAGCGGGTGGCGTTGCCGAGTGCCGCGAAGCCGCAGTTCTTCGCGACGGCCGTCGGTGCGTTCGCCGCCTTCGCGATCTTCGGACTGTTCACCTCACTGGCCCCGACCTTCCTGGCCGGCACTCTGCACCAGACTTCGCGGTTGCTGGCGGGCGTCGTCACGTTCGCGGTCTTCCTCGCGGGGGCCGTGAGCCAGATGCTGTTCGTCCGGTTCAGCCGGCCGCGGCAGCTCAAGCTCGGGCTGGTGCTGATGTCGGCCGGGCTGATCGGGGTCGCGGTCGGTGGGCTGCTGCCCAGCCTGTGGCTGTTCGTCGCCGGTGGCGTCATCGCGGGAGCCGGTGTCGGCCTGGTCTTCCGCGGCGCCGTCGCGACCGCGGCCTCGCTGGCCGACCCGAGTTCACGGGGTGAGGTGCTCGCCGCACTCTTCCTGATCGCGTACGCCGGACTGGCGCTCCCGGTCCTCGCGATCGGCGTCGGGGTGGCCCTGCTGCCGGCCCAGCTCGCGCTGCTGATCTTCTCCGCGATCATCTTCGTCCTGGTCAACGTGGCCGGACAGCGCATGCTGAAGGCGATGCCCTAG
- a CDS encoding dienelactone hydrolase family protein produces MDIEAGQVRIGELGAYLARPVGVEAGPGMLLLPMITGIGEQLRDWADELAGRGITALVWDPFKGRSTDDSSREELFALADGLDDDTALAEQAALLDHLLDDLGCTRAGTIGWCLGGRFSLLLAAREPRVATVVAYHPTVPSELRPNQTHDAIADSIGITAPVMVVYPGADAAVPVADFEALQTALQSRGTGATITHFHPGVEHGFADRFRHDKPANVDAFRVSWPQALAFIDATTA; encoded by the coding sequence GTGGACATCGAAGCGGGCCAGGTGCGGATCGGGGAGCTGGGCGCGTATCTCGCCCGGCCGGTGGGAGTCGAGGCGGGACCGGGGATGCTGCTGCTGCCGATGATCACCGGCATCGGCGAGCAGCTTCGCGACTGGGCGGACGAGCTGGCGGGGCGCGGCATCACCGCGCTGGTCTGGGATCCGTTCAAGGGCCGCAGTACGGACGACTCGAGCCGCGAGGAGCTGTTCGCGCTGGCCGACGGACTGGATGACGACACCGCGCTCGCTGAGCAGGCCGCGCTGCTGGATCACCTGCTCGACGACCTCGGTTGCACCAGGGCAGGAACGATCGGCTGGTGTCTCGGCGGCCGTTTCAGTTTGTTGCTGGCAGCAAGAGAACCCCGGGTCGCCACGGTGGTCGCCTACCACCCGACGGTGCCCTCCGAGCTTCGGCCGAACCAGACCCACGACGCGATCGCCGACTCGATCGGCATCACCGCGCCGGTGATGGTGGTCTACCCGGGCGCCGACGCCGCGGTACCGGTCGCCGATTTCGAGGCGCTGCAGACAGCGCTGCAGAGTCGCGGGACCGGGGCGACGATCACCCACTTCCACCCGGGTGTCGAGCACGGCTTCGCCGATCGCTTCCGGCATGACAAGCCGGCGAACGTCGACGCCTTCCGGGTGTCCTGGCCGCAGGCTCTCGCGTTCATCGACGCCACCACCGCCTGA
- a CDS encoding AraC family transcriptional regulator — MDVLDDLLAGTRARGGVFNLTILDPPWGLHIVDEAPLALATLVRGSAWIVRDGQPPIRMEQGDVAVLSGPTPYVVADQPGTVPNLRIHPYGVCEPLPGAPIDYSSRLGVRTHGGRPDGEAMVVSGTYQLEGDVSRRLLAALPPVLVVPAADVAGHVMELVLGEIQRDEPGQQSVLDRWLDLALITTLRAWFARPESHAPGWYQAQSDPVVGLALRLLHEEPAHPWSVVELAERTGVSRASLARRFSGLVGEAPMAYLTGWRITLAADLLRETTHTVESIARKVGYANAFALSVAFKRVRGTSPTAHRRASTAA; from the coding sequence ATGGACGTCCTGGATGACCTGCTCGCCGGCACCCGGGCACGAGGTGGCGTTTTCAACCTGACCATCCTGGATCCGCCCTGGGGACTGCACATCGTCGACGAGGCACCGCTGGCACTGGCGACCCTCGTCCGCGGCTCGGCCTGGATCGTCAGGGACGGTCAGCCGCCGATCCGGATGGAGCAAGGCGACGTCGCCGTGCTCTCCGGCCCGACGCCGTACGTCGTCGCCGACCAGCCCGGCACGGTGCCCAATCTCCGGATCCACCCGTACGGCGTCTGCGAACCGTTGCCGGGAGCACCCATTGACTACAGTTCCCGGCTCGGCGTCCGGACACACGGTGGCCGGCCGGACGGCGAGGCAATGGTGGTCAGCGGCACCTATCAGCTGGAAGGCGACGTCAGCCGCCGGCTGCTGGCCGCGTTGCCTCCGGTGCTGGTGGTCCCGGCCGCGGACGTGGCGGGTCATGTGATGGAGCTGGTGCTCGGCGAGATCCAGCGCGACGAGCCCGGTCAGCAGTCGGTGCTCGATCGGTGGCTCGACCTGGCACTGATCACCACCTTGCGCGCGTGGTTCGCCCGGCCCGAGTCGCACGCGCCGGGGTGGTACCAGGCGCAGAGCGATCCGGTGGTCGGCCTGGCGCTGCGGCTGCTGCACGAGGAGCCCGCGCATCCGTGGAGTGTCGTGGAGCTGGCCGAGCGGACCGGGGTCTCACGAGCCAGCCTGGCCAGGCGGTTCAGCGGGTTGGTCGGCGAGGCGCCGATGGCCTACCTCACCGGCTGGCGGATCACCCTGGCCGCCGACCTGCTGCGCGAGACGACGCACACGGTCGAGTCGATCGCCCGCAAGGTCGGCTATGCCAACGCGTTCGCGCTCAGCGTCGCGTTCAAACGCGTCCGCGGGACCAGCCCGACCGCGCATCGCCGCGCGAGTACGGCGGCGTAG
- a CDS encoding NAD(P)H-binding protein — translation MTTTPILILGGKGKTGRRVTEQLDTRGVAYRLASRSSEQRFDWYDESTWSLTVAGIDTAYLAPPVGPTGLAQAGKFIRQAAAEGLRRVVLLSGRGVGSPGRDFAVYESSLELENQVKASGADWTIVRPAWFAQNFSEDFLLDYVLGGEIRVAAGDGGEAWIDTDDIGDVMTAVLLDEQHTGETYSLSGPRTLTMTEVAAELAQVSERPITYVDLEPEEFVAELIGFGQPQEDAEAVRDLFAVIRNHRSEYVSEGVQQVLGRAPRDFADWARATARTGVWSA, via the coding sequence ATGACAACAACACCGATCCTCATCCTCGGCGGCAAGGGCAAGACCGGCCGCCGCGTCACCGAGCAGCTCGACACCCGGGGCGTCGCCTACCGCCTGGCTTCGCGGTCGAGCGAGCAACGCTTCGACTGGTACGACGAGAGCACTTGGTCGCTGACCGTCGCCGGCATCGACACGGCGTACCTGGCGCCGCCGGTCGGGCCGACGGGACTGGCCCAGGCCGGGAAGTTCATCCGGCAGGCGGCCGCCGAAGGGCTGCGCCGGGTCGTGCTGCTGTCCGGCCGTGGCGTCGGCAGCCCGGGTCGCGACTTCGCGGTCTACGAAAGCAGCCTCGAGTTGGAGAACCAGGTCAAGGCCAGCGGCGCCGACTGGACCATCGTCCGGCCGGCGTGGTTCGCCCAGAACTTCAGCGAGGACTTCCTGCTGGACTACGTGCTCGGCGGCGAGATCCGGGTGGCGGCCGGTGACGGCGGCGAGGCGTGGATCGATACCGACGACATCGGCGACGTGATGACGGCGGTGTTGCTCGACGAGCAACATACCGGCGAGACCTACTCGCTGTCCGGACCGCGAACCCTGACGATGACCGAGGTCGCCGCGGAGCTGGCCCAGGTCAGTGAGCGGCCGATCACCTACGTCGACCTCGAGCCGGAGGAGTTCGTGGCCGAACTGATCGGCTTCGGGCAGCCCCAGGAGGACGCGGAGGCGGTCCGCGATCTGTTCGCGGTGATCCGCAACCACCGCTCGGAGTACGTGTCGGAAGGCGTCCAGCAGGTGCTCGGCCGGGCCCCGCGCGACTTCGCCGACTGGGCCCGGGCGACGGCGCGGACCGGAGTGTGGTCGGCATGA
- a CDS encoding anthrone oxygenase family protein codes for MNLTRILIFSGLVGSALTGGLFFAFGTAVMGSLQRMPAGQGAVAMNLINVRIQNPLFLLVFCGTALVCVALAILALVRDTPGKWWVLAGSVLYLAGVMVVSFAVNIPLNDRLAAVDPHSAAGAAEWLNYLAKWNPANNLRAVAGALAVVAFALALQAGAGSASAAGTDRQTPGVGTVWS; via the coding sequence ATGAACCTCACCAGGATCCTGATCTTCTCCGGACTCGTCGGCAGCGCGTTGACGGGCGGTTTGTTCTTCGCCTTCGGTACTGCGGTGATGGGCTCCCTGCAGCGAATGCCGGCCGGGCAGGGCGCGGTCGCGATGAACCTGATCAACGTCCGGATCCAGAATCCGCTGTTCCTGCTGGTCTTCTGCGGTACGGCGCTGGTCTGTGTCGCCCTCGCGATCCTCGCACTGGTCCGCGACACTCCGGGCAAATGGTGGGTACTGGCCGGCTCCGTGCTCTACCTGGCCGGCGTGATGGTGGTCAGCTTCGCCGTCAACATCCCGCTGAACGACCGACTCGCTGCCGTCGACCCACACTCCGCGGCCGGTGCTGCGGAGTGGCTGAACTACCTGGCCAAATGGAACCCGGCCAACAATCTCCGCGCAGTCGCCGGCGCGCTTGCCGTCGTGGCCTTCGCCCTGGCGCTGCAGGCCGGAGCGGGCAGCGCGTCCGCTGCCGGCACCGATCGGCAGACCCCTGGCGTCGGTACCGTCTGGTCATGA
- a CDS encoding alpha/beta fold hydrolase encodes MTALLPVNGVELCVDTFGSASDPAILLIHGASASMDHWEPAFCRRLADGGRYVVRYDHRDTGESTSYEPGNPQYTGAELVADPLGILDALEISRAHLVGISMGGGIVQELVVEHPDRVASVTFVATSPMGPDLPPPTDEIKASFSGEAPPTDWSDPEAALDALIRDDRLYAGTLPYDEPARRALYAAALSRATNPAAMTNHWMLEGGESVRPRLGEIAVPALVLHGTADPLFPPPHGEALANEVPGARLVLLEGAGHELPPLTWAVAVPEILAISAPRTR; translated from the coding sequence ATGACTGCCCTGCTGCCGGTCAACGGCGTCGAGTTGTGCGTCGACACCTTCGGAAGCGCCTCGGACCCGGCCATCCTGCTGATCCACGGCGCTTCCGCCTCGATGGATCACTGGGAACCGGCCTTCTGCCGACGGCTCGCGGACGGCGGCCGGTACGTCGTTCGCTATGACCACCGCGACACGGGGGAGTCGACCAGCTACGAGCCCGGCAATCCGCAGTACACGGGGGCGGAGCTGGTCGCCGACCCGCTCGGCATCCTCGACGCACTGGAAATCTCCCGGGCGCATCTGGTCGGCATCTCGATGGGTGGCGGCATCGTTCAGGAACTCGTCGTCGAGCACCCCGATCGCGTCGCCTCGGTCACCTTCGTCGCGACCAGCCCGATGGGCCCGGACCTGCCACCGCCGACCGACGAGATCAAGGCCAGCTTCTCCGGCGAAGCACCGCCGACCGACTGGTCCGACCCCGAGGCAGCGCTCGACGCGCTGATCAGGGACGACCGCCTCTACGCCGGCACCCTCCCGTACGACGAACCCGCCCGCCGCGCGCTCTACGCCGCGGCGTTGTCCAGGGCAACCAATCCGGCCGCGATGACCAACCACTGGATGCTCGAGGGCGGCGAATCGGTCCGTCCCCGGCTCGGCGAGATCGCAGTACCGGCGCTCGTCCTGCACGGCACCGCAGATCCGCTGTTCCCGCCGCCCCATGGCGAAGCGCTGGCCAACGAAGTACCGGGCGCGCGGCTGGTCCTGCTCGAAGGCGCCGGCCACGAACTCCCGCCGCTGACCTGGGCGGTGGCCGTTCCCGAGATCCTGGCGATCAGCGCACCCCGCACCCGCTAG